Proteins from a single region of Sphingomonas swuensis:
- a CDS encoding methyl-accepting chemotaxis protein: MGRLFADRGDKRTAIAALLMPALAGAGVAVVGSAQPGVPTLVAGLLATGSALALGYRLIKVSLLHPLTDLEERAAGLAAGDRASDIPHCGRNDPIGAIGRSLARLRDEAVNRTTPEALRTPDEEQQRAGRILASHLDRLAAGDLSARIGEDFPAGQRALRDSFNSAVEGLGGLIRSVAQSTGAIRTGSQEIAQASEDLARRTESNAAGLEETSAAIQQMDGRLKASASASTATVGRADQAIATVSGGRALADEAVSAMGRVSDSARGIDSVIEGLDKIAFQTRVLAMNAAVEAGRAGEAGRGFAVVADLVSALAMRAEEEAKRARGQLTVTQTDIVAAVEAVEKVDHALQNISSDVDEVHQLLGQMASDNQAQALAITEINAAIASMDQSTQQNAAMVEQTSAAARNLLAEASRLAEQAGRFRGADAGPALVSPPTGEAPAPAAKGPVPVAAKAKTAAAEETPAKAPVSLPKHGKEGSYQSPVRSLPAVSLHALASGSTVSPAIVGATAGEDDD, translated from the coding sequence ATGGGCAGGCTGTTTGCAGACAGGGGTGACAAGCGAACGGCAATCGCCGCTCTGCTGATGCCGGCACTGGCCGGAGCCGGCGTCGCGGTGGTCGGTTCCGCCCAGCCTGGCGTTCCGACACTCGTCGCCGGGCTGCTCGCCACGGGCAGCGCGCTGGCGCTTGGCTACCGACTGATCAAGGTCAGCCTGCTGCATCCGCTCACCGACCTCGAGGAGCGCGCGGCGGGGCTTGCGGCGGGCGATCGTGCCAGCGACATTCCCCATTGCGGGCGGAACGATCCGATCGGCGCGATCGGCCGCTCGCTTGCCCGCTTGCGCGACGAAGCCGTGAATCGGACGACCCCGGAGGCATTGAGGACTCCGGACGAGGAGCAGCAACGCGCCGGCCGGATCCTCGCCAGCCATCTCGACCGGCTTGCCGCGGGCGACCTGTCGGCACGGATCGGAGAGGACTTTCCCGCGGGCCAGCGCGCGCTGCGCGATTCCTTCAATAGCGCGGTGGAGGGCCTCGGCGGCCTGATCCGCTCGGTCGCGCAGAGCACCGGAGCGATCCGGACGGGCAGCCAGGAGATCGCGCAGGCAAGCGAGGACCTCGCCCGCCGGACCGAGAGCAATGCCGCGGGCCTCGAGGAGACCAGCGCGGCGATCCAGCAGATGGACGGCCGGCTCAAGGCCTCGGCAAGCGCGTCGACCGCGACCGTCGGACGGGCCGACCAGGCGATCGCGACGGTCAGCGGGGGGCGGGCGCTGGCCGACGAGGCGGTGTCCGCGATGGGCCGGGTCAGCGACAGCGCGCGCGGCATCGACAGCGTCATCGAGGGGCTCGACAAGATCGCCTTCCAGACGCGGGTGCTGGCGATGAACGCGGCGGTCGAGGCCGGCCGCGCGGGCGAGGCGGGACGCGGCTTCGCGGTCGTCGCCGATCTCGTCAGCGCGCTTGCCATGCGTGCCGAGGAGGAGGCGAAACGCGCGCGCGGCCAGCTGACGGTGACGCAGACCGACATCGTCGCCGCGGTGGAAGCGGTCGAGAAGGTCGACCACGCGCTCCAGAACATTTCGTCCGACGTCGACGAGGTTCACCAGCTGCTCGGCCAGATGGCAAGCGACAACCAGGCGCAGGCATTGGCCATCACCGAGATCAATGCCGCCATCGCCAGCATGGACCAGTCGACCCAGCAGAATGCGGCGATGGTCGAGCAGACCTCGGCGGCGGCGCGCAACCTTCTCGCCGAAGCGAGCAGGCTGGCCGAGCAGGCCGGGCGCTTCCGCGGCGCCGATGCGGGGCCTGCGCTGGTCTCACCGCCGACCGGGGAGGCTCCTGCACCAGCGGCCAAGGGACCCGTCCCTGTGGCGGCGAAGGCGAAGACTGCGGCTGCGGAGGAGACCCCCGCCAAGGCGCCTGTGTCCCTTCCGAAGCATGGCAAGGAAGGCAGCTACCAGTCGCCGGTCCGGTCGCTGCCGGCGGTTTCACTCCACGCGCTGGCTTCGGGGAGCACCGTCTCCCCGGCGATCGTCGGGGCTACCGCCGGCGAAGACGACGACTGA
- a CDS encoding SPL family radical SAM protein has protein sequence MADPASSRRRPWRPRRLLVTSAAREHAHGRAIVARAEALDIPITELSGNQVRLPPQPDPRRAYAEAKATLAVVTAPPSRLKLQPIAPSADWRVDLAEGCPAHCAYCYLAGSLSGPPITRVYANLDEITAVLPDYLGQGRITSRSRARAHEGTTFEASCYTDPLAIEPLTGSLSALIRWFGRWDADVQLRFTSKFADVSALLDLPHGGRTRMRSSINPPAWHRFEAGTDPVEARLAALAAMGRAGYRVGLTIAPIIAAEGWRDAYRDLIAMAARALDGIDGLDLTVELITHRFTPGSRAVLASWYPGSDLEMDPERRAEKRTKFAGTKFVYPPELMTELKTFFLAEIAEQLPHARILYWT, from the coding sequence ATGGCCGATCCTGCATCTTCCCGGCGGCGGCCGTGGCGCCCCAGGCGCCTGCTCGTCACCAGCGCTGCCCGGGAGCACGCCCACGGCCGCGCCATCGTCGCTCGGGCCGAGGCGCTCGACATCCCGATCACCGAGCTATCCGGCAACCAGGTCCGGCTTCCGCCCCAGCCCGACCCGCGCCGCGCCTATGCCGAGGCCAAGGCCACCCTCGCGGTCGTCACCGCGCCGCCCTCCCGGCTCAAGCTCCAGCCGATCGCGCCCAGCGCCGACTGGCGGGTCGACCTCGCCGAAGGCTGCCCCGCCCATTGCGCTTATTGCTATCTCGCCGGTTCCTTGAGCGGTCCGCCGATCACCCGCGTCTACGCCAATCTCGACGAGATCACCGCGGTTCTACCGGATTATCTCGGGCAGGGGCGGATCACCTCGCGCTCGCGCGCCCGGGCGCACGAGGGCACCACCTTCGAGGCGAGCTGCTACACCGACCCGCTGGCGATCGAGCCGCTGACCGGGTCGCTGTCGGCACTGATCCGCTGGTTCGGCCGCTGGGACGCCGACGTCCAGCTCCGCTTCACCAGCAAGTTCGCCGACGTCTCCGCGCTCCTCGACCTGCCCCACGGCGGACGCACCCGGATGCGGTCGTCGATCAACCCGCCCGCATGGCACCGCTTCGAGGCCGGGACCGACCCCGTCGAAGCGCGCCTCGCCGCCCTCGCCGCGATGGGCCGTGCGGGCTACCGGGTCGGGCTGACCATCGCGCCAATCATCGCCGCCGAGGGCTGGCGCGACGCCTATCGCGACCTCATCGCCATGGCGGCGCGCGCGCTCGACGGGATCGACGGCCTCGACCTCACCGTCGAGCTCATTACCCACCGCTTCACCCCCGGCAGCCGCGCGGTCCTGGCGAGCTGGTACCCCGGCTCCGACCTCGAGATGGACCCCGAGCGCCGGGCCGAGAAGCGCACCAAATTCGCCGGCACCAAGTTCGTTTACCCGCCCGAGCTCATGACCGAACTCAAGACCTTCTTCCTCGCCGAGATCGCCGAGCAGCTCCCGCACGCCCGCATCCTCTATTGGACCTGA
- a CDS encoding immunity protein TriTu family protein: MFDFHRWSDWSREQGAALSQQGLKAAFTFTAESEASGNPSFFIDVDTADNVSRMIVWSTGDCDITVIRNGSSEALPLPDMPNEVTDHTFEDAFEHFIRHAAS; the protein is encoded by the coding sequence ATGTTTGATTTTCATCGCTGGTCGGATTGGTCACGTGAGCAGGGTGCGGCGCTGAGTCAGCAGGGCTTGAAAGCTGCCTTTACGTTCACCGCAGAGAGCGAAGCTTCAGGCAATCCATCGTTCTTCATCGACGTGGACACCGCAGACAACGTCAGCCGCATGATTGTGTGGTCAACTGGGGACTGCGACATCACGGTGATTCGAAACGGCTCTTCAGAGGCTCTGCCACTGCCGGATATGCCCAACGAGGTGACCGATCATACCTTCGAGGACGCTTTCGAACACTTCATTCGACACGCCGCAAGCTAA
- a CDS encoding DUF2059 domain-containing protein: protein MKTFLLLGVVALFSTSTALAAPPQTNETLAPSAQIGVPASPSKLLLVRRFLRAIGLQQQLDSGSFLERYAVPGGPMWQVTSGQDMREGLKSGFEKRMAALTNAYSKHRKEYQQAYEDHVNWEFTEAELAEIVGFLERPVGKHFLDGRWRMEAYVGTETEQMEEQLLKDAMANLAKP from the coding sequence ATGAAGACCTTCCTGCTGCTCGGCGTGGTCGCGCTATTCTCAACCTCGACTGCGCTGGCTGCTCCCCCGCAAACTAACGAAACGCTCGCGCCATCTGCGCAAATCGGTGTGCCTGCCAGTCCGTCGAAGCTGTTGCTCGTCCGTCGATTTCTCCGGGCGATTGGTCTTCAGCAGCAGCTTGATAGCGGCAGCTTCCTCGAACGTTATGCGGTTCCGGGTGGCCCGATGTGGCAAGTCACGAGCGGCCAAGACATGCGGGAGGGCCTCAAGAGCGGCTTCGAGAAGCGGATGGCCGCTTTGACGAACGCCTACTCTAAACATCGGAAAGAATATCAGCAGGCATACGAGGACCACGTGAACTGGGAGTTCACCGAAGCTGAACTCGCCGAGATAGTAGGGTTCTTGGAACGCCCTGTAGGAAAGCACTTTCTTGATGGCCGTTGGCGGATGGAGGCTTATGTCGGCACCGAAACTGAGCAGATGGAAGAGCAACTCTTGAAAGACGCCATGGCCAATCTCGCGAAGCCATGA
- a CDS encoding sigma-70 family RNA polymerase sigma factor — MSKTTAALEAAVAELLHVRAPAGTRPSPRQRVATDRAFARILKLLSPRFRHFIRQYGLGNHWDDAEQCCAIAVHRAVEAYEPEKAQFTTFVNWQIRGELQSLRFRLMTDQRPSAQKVSATTVSLHSFVTGDDGEESSLESLVEDEEALERTERAASDYLARAAAQCLIEEFVAKGRHAALETLRRKQPKRELARALKAGGRASLDPQALDGIEARLERDREILEQRVFGELADYDAPEGSGLNREQVRQIGKRAARAMAELAEQNPRFRVMADYAPTIASRRSRAAAPAPGILPDPRAAHNRATQVVALSDLAPVAPVSATRRPDGDHLAA, encoded by the coding sequence ATGTCGAAGACCACCGCCGCGCTTGAAGCCGCAGTCGCCGAGCTGCTCCACGTCCGTGCCCCTGCCGGAACTCGGCCGAGCCCGCGGCAGCGGGTCGCGACCGACCGCGCCTTCGCCCGCATCCTCAAGCTGCTGAGCCCCCGCTTCCGCCACTTCATCCGCCAATATGGGCTCGGCAACCATTGGGACGATGCCGAGCAGTGCTGCGCCATTGCCGTCCACCGTGCGGTGGAGGCCTATGAGCCCGAGAAGGCGCAGTTCACCACCTTCGTGAACTGGCAGATTCGTGGTGAGCTGCAGTCGCTCCGCTTCCGCCTGATGACCGACCAGCGCCCCTCTGCGCAGAAGGTCTCGGCGACCACCGTCTCGCTCCACTCCTTCGTCACCGGCGACGATGGCGAGGAAAGCTCGCTCGAAAGCCTGGTCGAGGACGAGGAGGCGCTCGAGCGCACGGAGCGCGCGGCCAGCGACTATCTCGCCCGCGCCGCCGCCCAGTGCCTGATCGAGGAATTCGTCGCCAAGGGCCGCCATGCCGCGCTCGAGACGCTCCGCCGCAAGCAGCCCAAGCGCGAGCTTGCCCGGGCGCTCAAGGCCGGCGGCCGCGCCTCGCTGGACCCGCAGGCGCTCGACGGGATCGAGGCCCGGCTCGAGCGCGATCGCGAAATCCTCGAGCAACGCGTGTTCGGCGAACTGGCCGACTATGACGCGCCCGAGGGCAGCGGCCTCAATCGCGAGCAGGTCCGCCAGATCGGCAAGCGCGCCGCCCGAGCCATGGCCGAATTGGCCGAGCAGAACCCGCGCTTCCGGGTGATGGCCGACTATGCCCCGACCATCGCCAGCCGTCGCTCCAGGGCCGCCGCACCTGCACCGGGGATCCTTCCCGACCCGCGCGCCGCGCACAATCGCGCCACCCAGGTCGTCGCACTATCCGACCTCGCCCCGGTTGCTCCCGTGTCCGCCACCCGGCGCCCCGACGGCGATCACCTCGCGGCATGA
- a CDS encoding peptidoglycan-binding protein, with protein MISSELAGLAPAERADLIYRLARTDLDSRLWEAALGRAAGLATTTELKAAASPLRLEALVEALSTDDRLAPRLAGASSDPTVGRSPDLPGLGANAAYQPLLEQAAKRTGFDPALLAAIIDAEAAKTGGGQWDPVSRNPRSTAAGLGQFLAGTWLGEARRPGSWLFETARSRDWLTPAGAVRPEAREALLALRFDPRASIEAVADHAASNLRRLRAQGVCSDDLPAQARAAYLAHHLGLGDALRFLGRGIDEGRAGRLLAAQVGAAAAGRRIAAAGSAAEAHRDWLLAYVDRRVRPTRFLSA; from the coding sequence GTGATCTCTTCGGAACTCGCGGGCCTTGCTCCGGCCGAGCGCGCCGACCTCATCTACCGGCTCGCCCGAACCGACCTCGATTCGCGCTTGTGGGAAGCAGCCCTTGGTCGCGCCGCGGGCCTGGCCACGACCACCGAGCTCAAGGCCGCCGCAAGCCCGCTTCGCCTCGAGGCCCTGGTCGAGGCGCTGAGCACCGACGACCGGCTAGCGCCGCGCCTCGCCGGCGCTTCGTCCGATCCGACTGTGGGGCGATCGCCCGACCTGCCCGGTCTCGGCGCCAATGCCGCCTACCAGCCCCTGCTTGAGCAGGCGGCGAAACGCACTGGGTTCGATCCGGCCCTGCTCGCCGCCATCATCGATGCAGAGGCCGCCAAGACCGGGGGCGGGCAGTGGGATCCCGTCAGTCGGAACCCGCGCAGCACTGCCGCCGGTCTCGGCCAGTTCCTCGCGGGCACCTGGCTCGGGGAGGCACGCCGCCCGGGAAGCTGGCTGTTCGAAACCGCGCGCAGCCGCGACTGGCTGACGCCGGCCGGCGCGGTCCGCCCCGAGGCGCGCGAGGCGCTGCTCGCGCTTCGCTTCGATCCCCGGGCTTCGATCGAGGCCGTCGCGGACCATGCCGCGAGCAATCTTCGCCGTCTGCGCGCCCAGGGAGTTTGCAGCGACGACCTGCCTGCCCAGGCTCGCGCCGCCTATCTCGCCCATCATCTCGGGCTCGGCGACGCGCTGCGCTTTCTCGGCCGCGGGATCGACGAAGGCCGGGCCGGGCGACTGCTCGCCGCGCAGGTCGGGGCTGCCGCTGCCGGCCGCCGGATCGCCGCTGCCGGCAGCGCGGCCGAGGCGCACCGCGACTGGCTGCTCGCCTATGTCGATCGCCGGGTCCGTCCGACCCGCTTTCTTTCGGCCTGA
- a CDS encoding glycoside hydrolase family 108 protein, whose translation MSKDAPPTVDQLVDDLIAREGGFVDHPADRGGATCWGVTEAVARAHGYGGPMALFPRGEAAAIYRRLYWLRPRFDAVASRAPRLAAELFDTGANMGPAVASTFLQRALTALNRNGKDYPDIEPDGRIGEHTLAALDAFLSLRKGSGELVLLRALEALQGERYLRLAEKRPANEAFLYGWLANRIGQEELPNRHRL comes from the coding sequence ATGTCCAAGGATGCGCCGCCGACAGTCGACCAGCTCGTCGACGATCTCATCGCTCGCGAGGGCGGGTTCGTCGACCATCCGGCCGATCGTGGCGGTGCGACCTGCTGGGGAGTAACCGAAGCGGTTGCCCGGGCGCATGGCTACGGCGGACCGATGGCGCTTTTCCCGAGGGGCGAGGCGGCAGCCATCTACCGGCGGCTCTACTGGCTTCGGCCGCGCTTCGACGCCGTCGCCAGCCGAGCCCCGCGCCTCGCCGCCGAGCTATTCGATACCGGGGCCAACATGGGCCCGGCGGTCGCTTCGACCTTCCTCCAGCGCGCGCTCACCGCCTTGAACCGCAACGGCAAGGACTATCCCGACATCGAGCCCGACGGCCGGATCGGCGAGCATACGCTGGCGGCCCTCGACGCCTTCCTCTCGCTCCGCAAGGGCAGTGGCGAACTGGTCCTGCTCCGGGCGCTCGAGGCGCTGCAGGGTGAGCGCTACCTCCGCCTGGCCGAGAAGCGTCCCGCCAACGAAGCCTTCCTCTACGGATGGCTCGCGAACCGCATCGGTCAGGAAGAGTTGCCGAACCGCCACCGGCTGTGA
- a CDS encoding FliI/YscN family ATPase gives MSGLAGRIRGADPHRRFGTLRKARDALLEVDGLGGAATLGSRLRIEGRDGPVEAEVAAIDGQTVSAMAFDATDALVSGVRVELLPGISALRPCDAWLGRVVDGLGRPLDAGGPLPFGLVPAPFRSTPPPAAARGRVGPLLATGVRALDCFAPLCEGQRLGLFAGSGVGKSVLLSMLARWSDCDVAVIGLVGERGREVQEFIEDDLGPEGLARSIVVVATSDSPAVLRRQAAFTTLALAEHFRDRGLRVLCLMDSVTRFAMAQREIGLACGEPPATRGFTPSVFAELPRLLERAGPGLAGQGSITGLFTVLVDGDDHDEPIADAVRGILDGHVVLSRRIAERGRYPAMDLLRSVSRTLPHCLDPQADRTRLRAREVLATWADMEELVRLGAYAPGASAEVDRAIDLAPRIEAMVAQGKDDRGDPAQAFADLADILGETG, from the coding sequence TTGTCCGGCCTTGCAGGCCGGATCCGCGGAGCCGACCCGCATCGCCGCTTCGGTACCTTGCGCAAGGCGCGGGACGCGCTGCTTGAGGTCGATGGCCTCGGAGGCGCGGCGACCCTTGGAAGTCGCCTCCGCATTGAAGGCCGGGATGGCCCGGTCGAGGCGGAGGTCGCCGCCATCGACGGCCAGACGGTGTCGGCAATGGCATTCGACGCGACCGACGCGCTCGTCTCCGGAGTCCGGGTCGAGCTTCTCCCCGGCATTTCCGCGCTGCGTCCGTGCGATGCCTGGCTCGGCCGGGTGGTCGACGGGCTTGGGCGCCCGCTCGACGCTGGGGGCCCGCTGCCGTTCGGTCTTGTCCCGGCGCCGTTCCGGTCGACCCCGCCCCCGGCCGCCGCGCGCGGCCGCGTCGGTCCGCTGCTTGCCACCGGCGTGCGCGCGCTCGACTGCTTCGCCCCGCTTTGCGAGGGCCAGCGGCTCGGCCTGTTCGCCGGCTCGGGAGTCGGCAAGTCGGTGTTGCTGTCGATGCTTGCCCGCTGGTCCGACTGCGACGTCGCCGTCATCGGGCTGGTCGGCGAGCGCGGCCGCGAGGTGCAGGAGTTCATCGAGGACGACCTCGGGCCCGAAGGCCTTGCCCGCTCGATCGTCGTGGTCGCCACGTCGGACTCCCCGGCAGTGCTCCGCCGCCAGGCCGCATTCACCACGCTCGCCCTGGCCGAGCATTTCCGTGACCGCGGCCTGCGGGTGCTGTGCCTGATGGACTCGGTCACCCGCTTCGCCATGGCCCAGCGCGAGATCGGCCTTGCCTGCGGCGAGCCGCCCGCCACCCGCGGCTTCACCCCTTCCGTCTTCGCCGAACTGCCCCGGCTTCTCGAGCGGGCGGGGCCGGGCCTTGCCGGGCAGGGGAGCATCACCGGCCTGTTCACCGTGCTGGTCGACGGCGACGATCATGACGAGCCGATCGCCGATGCCGTGCGCGGGATCCTCGACGGCCATGTCGTCCTCAGCCGCCGAATCGCCGAGCGCGGGCGCTATCCCGCCATGGACCTGCTCAGGTCGGTCAGCCGAACGCTTCCGCACTGCCTCGATCCGCAGGCCGACCGGACCCGCCTTCGGGCCCGCGAGGTCCTCGCGACATGGGCGGACATGGAGGAACTGGTGCGTCTCGGCGCCTATGCGCCCGGGGCCAGCGCCGAAGTCGATCGCGCGATCGATCTCGCTCCGCGGATCGAGGCGATGGTCGCGCAGGGCAAGGACGATCGTGGCGATCCCGCGCAGGCTTTCGCGGACCTCGCCGATATCCTCGGCGAGACCGGATGA
- a CDS encoding L,D-transpeptidase family protein, with protein sequence MQWKFIGAAALLLVSGRAAAADRQPSANPAIDMIIIDAGAMPPEPELAPDQPEIEDVSWSGAPIDLLKPIHHLYTDLRRQLLRYQRDWSSLPQLRVPTSGGPLTPGADNSRVRLLRERLGLPSAGTVDPALEARVSEFQRVHGLPVDGKPGPTTIAALNQGSALFERKLLLNMERARRLPAPNAAKRYILVDVGSARLWMYEDGRPVDSMKVVVGAPSSATPMMAAMMRYASVNPYWNVPVDLVAKLIAPRVLAEGSSYLAERRYEVLDGWERDSKLVDPATIDWAAVAAGRFEQRVRQLPGGANSMGAIKFMMPNEFGIYLHDTPSKALFAQDDRWVSNGCVRLEDAARLAQWIFGAVPRPADPDREDNLALFEPMPVYLTYLTASPDGGSGTLFRADPYRRDTKVLAQFIAKEDSRRPARPTLEIDFDAVGGDDPLAPKPVAAKAKDPAERTTEPLASAKAKARPAVSKLPARKKPKIAG encoded by the coding sequence GTGCAATGGAAGTTTATCGGCGCGGCTGCGCTCCTGCTGGTGAGTGGCCGCGCGGCGGCCGCGGACCGCCAGCCAAGTGCGAATCCGGCGATCGACATGATCATCATCGATGCCGGCGCGATGCCGCCGGAGCCCGAGCTTGCCCCCGATCAGCCGGAGATCGAGGACGTGAGCTGGAGTGGGGCGCCGATCGACCTGCTCAAGCCGATCCATCACCTCTACACCGATCTCCGTCGCCAGCTGCTTCGATACCAGCGCGACTGGAGCAGCCTGCCGCAGCTCCGGGTTCCGACCAGCGGCGGCCCGCTGACACCCGGCGCCGACAACAGCCGGGTTCGTCTCCTGCGCGAGCGGCTGGGCCTGCCCTCTGCAGGGACGGTGGATCCCGCACTCGAAGCACGAGTATCGGAATTCCAGCGCGTCCACGGCCTTCCCGTCGACGGCAAGCCGGGCCCCACGACCATCGCCGCGCTCAATCAGGGGTCCGCCCTGTTCGAGCGCAAGTTGTTGCTGAACATGGAACGGGCGCGACGGCTCCCCGCGCCGAACGCGGCCAAGCGCTACATCCTGGTCGATGTGGGCTCGGCTCGGTTGTGGATGTATGAGGATGGCCGGCCTGTCGACAGCATGAAGGTCGTCGTCGGCGCGCCGAGTTCGGCGACCCCGATGATGGCGGCGATGATGCGCTATGCCAGCGTCAATCCCTATTGGAACGTGCCGGTCGATCTGGTCGCCAAGCTGATCGCCCCGCGCGTGTTGGCCGAGGGGTCGAGCTACCTTGCCGAGCGTCGCTATGAAGTGCTGGACGGATGGGAACGCGACTCCAAGCTGGTCGACCCGGCGACCATCGACTGGGCCGCCGTCGCGGCCGGCCGCTTCGAGCAGCGGGTCCGCCAGCTGCCCGGCGGTGCCAACAGCATGGGGGCCATCAAGTTCATGATGCCCAACGAGTTCGGCATCTATCTCCACGATACACCCAGCAAGGCGCTGTTCGCCCAGGACGACCGGTGGGTCAGCAACGGTTGCGTCCGCCTCGAGGATGCGGCGCGCCTGGCCCAGTGGATCTTTGGCGCCGTGCCTCGACCCGCCGATCCGGACCGGGAGGACAATCTCGCCCTGTTCGAACCGATGCCGGTCTACCTGACCTACCTGACCGCCTCGCCGGACGGCGGTTCCGGCACCCTGTTCCGAGCCGACCCCTATCGCCGCGACACCAAGGTGCTCGCCCAGTTCATCGCGAAAGAAGACAGCCGCCGCCCGGCCCGACCGACGCTGGAGATCGATTTCGACGCGGTCGGCGGCGATGATCCGCTCGCCCCCAAGCCCGTCGCGGCGAAGGCCAAGGATCCCGCAGAGAGAACCACCGAGCCGCTCGCATCCGCGAAAGCGAAAGCGAGGCCGGCAGTCTCCAAACTTCCCGCCAGGAAGAAGCCCAAGATCGCTGGCTGA